The genomic stretch CTTTGGTTTTAACAGAAGCGGCAATATTTAAAATATAATCATTTTCATTTTGCTCCCATTTAAACGAAAGGTCAATGCCTGTTAATGGAAGCGGATGGCACATAGGGATGATTTCAGAAGTCTTTTTCGCTGCCATGATGCCAGCCACCTGTGCAACTGCCAGCACATCTCCCTTTTTCATTTTATTTTCAGTAATCCTTACATATATATCTTCATTAACGGTAATGCTTGAATGGGCGACTGCAGTGCGTACCGTCTCCGGTTTATCGCTGACATCGACCATTTTCGCTCTGCCCTCTTCGTTAAAATGCGTAAATTCTGCCATGTTCAAGCTCCTTTCAACCAAATAATACACTATTTTCACAAACTTGTGTGTGAACTTTGTTTCCATTTTCACAATACAACATGAAAATTTTTTCATCCTTTAAGCTGGTCGCAGACCGCACATATTGCCGAGCCCATTGTATTGGGTTACACTATCCCTAAGGCATTAGAGGTGAAAAATAATGATATTATTACAGGTGAATCAGCTATCAAAATATTTTGCTGCTGATCTTATTTTATCGAATATAAAGTTTGAAATACAAACCAATGACCGTGTAGCGCTGGTTGGCCGGAATGGAGCGGGGAAATCGACTCTCCTGAAAATCATTGCTGGCTATGAATCTCATGAGGACGGTGAAATCATCCGTCCAAAAGGGACATCCATCGGCTATCTCGCACAAAATACCGGATTGGAATCCGAGAAAAGCATATGGGATGAAATGCTGGCTGTTTTTGACCATTTGCACAGAATGGAAAAAGAGCTTCGCCGGCTTGAGGAAAAAATGTCTGATCCTGGCATCCTTTCGAACGAGTCAGAGTATGGAAGAGTATTGAAGGACTATGACATTCTCCAGGTCGATTTTAAGGAAAAAGGCGGTTATCAATATGAAGCGGACATCCGTTCCGTCCTTCACGGCCTTAACTTCCATTCTTTTGATTATTCCACAAAAATCTCTACTTTAAGCGGAGGACAGAAAACCAGACTTGCCCTCGCCAAGCTGTTATTGACCCGTCCGGATATTCTGATTCTCGATGAACCGACGAACCATCTGGACATTGACACTCTTTCCTGGCTTGAACAGTACCTGCAGGGTTATGACGGTGCGATTCTCATTGTTTCCCACGACCGCTACTTCCTTGATAAGGTTGTGAACCAGGTATACGAAATCTCTCGTCACCAGCTGATGAAGTTCCCTGGTAATTACAGCTCGTATTTAGAGGAGAAAGCCGCAAATTACGAGCGAGACCTAAAGCTATATGAGAAGCAGCAGGATGAAATCGCCAAGCTGCAGGACTTTATCCAGCGGAACCTTGCCAGGGCGTCAACAACAAAACGTGCCCAGAGCCGCCGGAAACAGCTCGATAAAATTGATCGGCTGGACAGGCCTATGGGTGATGAAAAGTCCGCTTCCTTCAGCTTCCAGATTGAACGACAAAGCGGAAATGATGTCCTGAAAGTCGATACTCTCGCGGTAGGCTATCATGATGAAGCCGTTTCGAGGGACATAACCTTTCATCTGACACGTGGAGACAGCACTGCCCTGGTTGGACCTAATGGCGTTGGCAAGTCAACATTATTGAAAACAATCGTTGAAAAATTGCCATCAATATCTGGGAATATCCAGTATGGTTCTAACGTGTCCATCGGCTATTATGACCAGGAACAGGCAGAGCTTAGCTCCAATAAAAAGGTTTTAAATGAGCTTTGGGATGAATATCCGCTGAAATCAGAAAAAGAAATCCGCACCGTATTAGGAAACTTCCTTTTTTCAGGCGATGATGTATCAAAGATTGTCTCCACCCTGAGCGGCGGTGAAAAAGCACGTCTGGCACTGGCCAAGCTTATGCTGCAGAAGTCTAATTTCCTTATTTTGGATGAACCAACAAACCATCTGGACCTGGACAGCAAGGAAGTCCTGGAGAACGCCTTGATTGATTATCCAGGAACGATCCTGTTCGTTTCCCATGACCGTTATTTTATCAACAGGATTGCTACGAAGGTGCTCGAACTTGACCGTGGGGGAGCAACAGAATACCTTGGCGACTACGATTACTATGTCGAAAAAAAATTAGAGCAGGAAGAGCTTAAGGAACTTGCCAGACAAGCCGCAATAGCAGCAGGCACTGTCTCAGAAGCAATAAAGCAAGATAAAACCTCCTACCAGCAGGACAAAGAGGCTAAGAAACTCGAACGCCAGCGAAAACGGCGTATGGAGGAAGTCGAAGCGCTCATCGACAAACTGGAGACCGAGGTAGCAGAATATGAAGAATTGCTCTGTGACCCCGAGGTATTCCAGGATCATGAAAAAGCAGGAGAAATAAATTCAAAAATCGAAGCAGCCAAAGAAACACTTGATGAACTGATGGAAGAGTGGACAGAATTGGCGTAGGAATGGAAAAACGGGCATGAATGTGCCCGTTTTTTTTCTTATGAAAAATTATTCGCATAAATTTGTCGGTTATTCGCAAATATCTTTATTTCTTCGGGAATAATGCACTTTTATTCGCAAATTAGTGCTATATATTCGCAAACTAGAAAATACTCAGGGATAATTTCCAGTTTATAAAACCAGAAAATTTCAGTTTTTCCACAGAAAAAAGTCCCGATTCAAAACCGGGACTTTTTATTCACACAGTTATACACATAGTAAATACTGTTTTAAGGCTTATCCATAGACTTTTCCACATTATCCACAAAATTAACGATTTTTATCCACATTGTACACAGTTCAATACCCTGTCCGTCGACATATCCACAGAAGAGTCAGACAACAATTATTTTTCACTTCCTACTTTGGTTGTGGATAGTTATCTCCAGACCAGGATTTCCGTTCAAAGTCAGGTCCGCTCTTTGGCCTTTTTCATACATAACACTACCCGCCGCAGCAATCATGGCTGCATTGTCAGTGCATAAGGACAGCGGAGGTATGACAATTTCCACATCTGAATCGGCAAATTCTGTGGATAATTTTTCTCTTAAGCCTTTATTTGCAGCAACTCCGCCGGCAAGAAGGACTTGTTTCACACCATATTCCTGCACAGCCTTTTGAGTTTTAGTGACAAGTACATCAATGACACTTTCCTGGAAACTTGCTGCGAGTTCTTCAGGGATAATTACCTCTCCACGTTGCTCTGCGTTATGCACAACATTGATCACAGCCGATTTTAGGCCGCTGAAACTGAAATCGTAGGAACCCTCCTCCAGCCAGGCTCTCGGCAGATCAATGGTGGCCTGTCCTTCATGGGCAAGCCTGTCTATATGCGGACCACCGGGATACGGAAGATTCAAGGTACGAGCAACCTTGTCATAAGCCTCTCCCGCTGCATCATCCCGTGTCTCGCCAATCACCTCGAAATGGCCATGCTCCTTCATATAAACAAGTTCTGTATGGCCGCCGGACACGACAAGCGAAAGCAGTGGAAAATTCATCTCGGCAACAAGGCGGTTCGCATATATATGGCCTGCAATATGATGGATTCCTATAAGCGGAATGCCATTAGCGAAGGCTAGTGCTTTAGCAGCGTTGACTCCGATTAATAAAGCTCCAACTAGACCCGGCCCTTCTGTTACAGCAATCGCATCAAGCTCTTTAATATCCATATTCGCCTGGGCAAGTGCTTCCTCCAGCACAAGTGTGATCTGCTCAACATGGTGCCTGGAGGCAATCTCCGGTACCACCCCGCCGAATCGTTTATGGCTCTCAATCTGGGAGGCAACGACATTCGCCAGGATTTCCCGCCCATTTTTCACAATAGCCACAGCAGTTTCATCACAGCTTGTCTCTATTCCCATTATTAATTGGTCTTTTGTCATTATATATTCACCCACATTACTAAAGCGTCTTCCATATTATCTGTATAGTATTGTTTCCTGATAGCCCCTTCTTCGAAACCAAACTTTCGATAGAGGTTTTGTGCCCTTTCATTGCTGACCCTCACTTCGAGCGTCATTCTCAAAGCTCCCATTTCGCGTGCCAGTTCCATCATCTTTGCCATCAGTGCCTCGCCAAGCTTCATTCCCCGGTATTCCGGCAGCAAAGCGATATTCGTGATATGCGCTTCATCTACAATAATCCACACACCACAGTAACCTACCACCTTTTGATCCACTTCCACTACAAGGTACTGTGCGAATTGATTCTTCGTCAGTTCATTGAAAAATGCTTCCCTGCTCCATGGAACAGCAAAAGAATTAGCCTCAACCACCATCACATCATCCAGATCATCAATGGTCATATTTC from Mesobacillus jeotgali encodes the following:
- the moaC gene encoding cyclic pyranopterin monophosphate synthase MoaC, with the translated sequence MAEFTHFNEEGRAKMVDVSDKPETVRTAVAHSSITVNEDIYVRITENKMKKGDVLAVAQVAGIMAAKKTSEIIPMCHPLPLTGIDLSFKWEQNENDYILNIAASVKTKGNTGVEMEALTAASACALTVYDMCKAVDKGMVIGKTYLIEKTGGKNGDFKRDGKLK
- a CDS encoding ABC-F family ATP-binding cassette domain-containing protein, coding for MILLQVNQLSKYFAADLILSNIKFEIQTNDRVALVGRNGAGKSTLLKIIAGYESHEDGEIIRPKGTSIGYLAQNTGLESEKSIWDEMLAVFDHLHRMEKELRRLEEKMSDPGILSNESEYGRVLKDYDILQVDFKEKGGYQYEADIRSVLHGLNFHSFDYSTKISTLSGGQKTRLALAKLLLTRPDILILDEPTNHLDIDTLSWLEQYLQGYDGAILIVSHDRYFLDKVVNQVYEISRHQLMKFPGNYSSYLEEKAANYERDLKLYEKQQDEIAKLQDFIQRNLARASTTKRAQSRRKQLDKIDRLDRPMGDEKSASFSFQIERQSGNDVLKVDTLAVGYHDEAVSRDITFHLTRGDSTALVGPNGVGKSTLLKTIVEKLPSISGNIQYGSNVSIGYYDQEQAELSSNKKVLNELWDEYPLKSEKEIRTVLGNFLFSGDDVSKIVSTLSGGEKARLALAKLMLQKSNFLILDEPTNHLDLDSKEVLENALIDYPGTILFVSHDRYFINRIATKVLELDRGGATEYLGDYDYYVEKKLEQEELKELARQAAIAAGTVSEAIKQDKTSYQQDKEAKKLERQRKRRMEEVEALIDKLETEVAEYEELLCDPEVFQDHEKAGEINSKIEAAKETLDELMEEWTELA
- the tsaD gene encoding tRNA (adenosine(37)-N6)-threonylcarbamoyltransferase complex transferase subunit TsaD, whose amino-acid sequence is MTKDQLIMGIETSCDETAVAIVKNGREILANVVASQIESHKRFGGVVPEIASRHHVEQITLVLEEALAQANMDIKELDAIAVTEGPGLVGALLIGVNAAKALAFANGIPLIGIHHIAGHIYANRLVAEMNFPLLSLVVSGGHTELVYMKEHGHFEVIGETRDDAAGEAYDKVARTLNLPYPGGPHIDRLAHEGQATIDLPRAWLEEGSYDFSFSGLKSAVINVVHNAEQRGEVIIPEELAASFQESVIDVLVTKTQKAVQEYGVKQVLLAGGVAANKGLREKLSTEFADSDVEIVIPPLSLCTDNAAMIAAAGSVMYEKGQRADLTLNGNPGLEITIHNQSRK
- the rimI gene encoding ribosomal protein S18-alanine N-acetyltransferase — its product is MNKTITFRNMTIDDLDDVMVVEANSFAVPWSREAFFNELTKNQFAQYLVVEVDQKVVGYCGVWIIVDEAHITNIALLPEYRGMKLGEALMAKMMELAREMGALRMTLEVRVSNERAQNLYRKFGFEEGAIRKQYYTDNMEDALVMWVNI